One region of Mangifera indica cultivar Alphonso chromosome 3, CATAS_Mindica_2.1, whole genome shotgun sequence genomic DNA includes:
- the LOC123210149 gene encoding protein PROTON GRADIENT REGULATION 5, chloroplastic-like, with translation MATTTICTTGFKGGLASSFHGSWGSSVSGEDYPMLVKSVPNVRMAKPIKSAPVMKNVNEGKGVFAPLVVVTRQIIGKKRFNQLRGKAIALHSQVITEFCKSIGADAKQRQGLIRLAKKNGERLGFLA, from the exons ATGGCTACTACTACTATATGCACTACTGGGTTTAAGGGAGGTTTAGCTTCATCGTTCCATGGAAGCTGGGGAAGTTCAGTGAGCGGTGAAGATTATCCCATGCTGGTTAAGTCAGTGCCGAATGTTCGAATGGCAAAGCCAATTAAATCAGCGCCTGTGATGAAGAATGTTAATGAAGGGAAAGGTGTGTTTGCTCCTCTTGTTGTTGTCACTCGTCAAATTATTGGCAAGAAGCGGTTCAATCAGCTTAGAGGCAAAGCAATCGCTTTGCATTCTCAG GTGATTACAGAATTTTGCAAATCAATAGGAGCTGATGCAAAACAAAGGCAAGGACTGATtcgtttggccaaaaaaaacGGAGAGAGACTTGGCTTCCTTGCATGA
- the LOC123212550 gene encoding protein PROTON GRADIENT REGULATION 5, chloroplastic-like produces the protein MATTTICTTGFKGGLASSFHGSWGSSVSGEDYPMLVKSVPNVRMAKPIKSAPVMKNVNEGKGVFAPLVVVTRQIIGKKRFNQLRGKAIALHSQVITEFCKSIGADAKQRQGLIRLAKKNGERLGFLA, from the exons ATGGCTACTACTACTATATGCACTACTGGGTTTAAGGGAGGTTTAGCTTCATCGTTCCATGGAAGCTGGGGAAGTTCAGTGAGCGGTGAAGATTATCCCATGTTGGTTAAGTCAGTGCCGAATGTTCGAATGGCAAAGCCAATTAAATCAGCGCCTGTGATGAAGAATGTTAACGAAGGGAAAGGTGTGTTTGCTCCTCTTGTTGTTGTCACTCGTCAAATTATTGGCAAGAAGCGGTTCAATCAGCTTAGAGGCAAAGCAATCGCTTTGCATTCTCAG GTGATTACAGAATTTTGCAAATCAATAGGAGCTGATGCAAAACAAAGGCAAGGACTGATtcgtttggccaaaaaaaacGGAGAGAGACTTGGCTTCCTTGCATGA
- the LOC123212549 gene encoding eukaryotic translation initiation factor-like: MATSEAATATAAAGTDNQPHKLERKWTFWFDNQSKPKQGAAWGTSLRKVYTFDTVEEFWCLYDQIFKPSRLPINADFHLFKAGIEPKWEDPECANGGKWSVTSNRKANLDNMWLETMMALIGEQFDEADEICGVVASVRHQRQDKLALWTKTAANEAAQMGIGKKWKEIIDVTDRITYSFHDDSRRERSVKSRYNV, translated from the exons ATGGCCACAAGTGAGGCGGCGACTGCGACAGCGGCGGCGGGGACTGACAATCAGCCGCacaaattagaaagaaaatggACGTTTTGGTTCGACAACCAATCCAAGCCCAAACAAGGCGCCGCCTGGGGCACCTCGCTTCGCAAGGTTTACACTTTCGACACCGTCGAAGAATTCTGGTG TTTGTACGATCAGATATTCAAGCCCAGCAGATTGCCTATTAATGCTGATTTCCATTTGTTCAAAGCTGGAATTGAACCGAAATGGGAAGATCCCGAGTGTGCTAACGGAGGAAAGTGGTCTGTCACCAGCAACAGAAAGGCTAACCTTGATAATATGTGGCTGGAAACT ATGATGGCTTTGATTGGAGAGCAATTTGATGAGGCAGATGAGATTTGTGGTGTTGTTGCAAGTGTACGCCACCAGAGGCAGGACAAACTTGCATTGTGGACCAAGACGGCTGCAAATGAGGCTGCCCAG ATGGGCATTGGAAAGAAGTGGAAGGAGATCATTGATGTCACTGATAGGATCACTTACAGCTTCCAT GATGATTCTAGAAGGGAAAGATCAGTGAAAAGTCGATACAACGTATGA
- the LOC123210147 gene encoding actin-related protein 2/3 complex subunit 2B isoform X1, which translates to MACFQRASPSLKKILLRLYCAEKPIEIDHHLHEFGSVEYHIQSSVSDPQHAYLSISTPFLSQQSSVSHNTLEMVKRISPHAVEIIEPAKEGYQLTLRLNFSKIPCGKDSVKVITDISTIQATILSSQLKEMLWNVNSGAASQGMYQPIKLMYHPREPFYVIKKPQKITAVFPIRFKEHSEVVIATAFFQELMDMGSSEKWAKAPSCCWSPIPPPELRGEPIEDLSTNGGFVTFDIFPRHIEGKRLDKTVWSLLNFNAYVKYHVKCTKGFIQRRMRKRLESLVEILQKANLSEEEHTGKVQVNKRFRYVRKLIRFPKSKSLKHRCSEFTRKIMRIRLRIKIHGFRCFRKRWLAFPNTPSMGYAKLE; encoded by the exons ATGGCTTGCTTTCAAAGGGCTTCTCCATCTCTCAAGAAGATCCTGCTCCGATTATATTG TGCTGAAAAACCCATAGAGATTGATCATCACTTGCATGAATTTGGGTCTGTAGAATACCACATTCAG TCTTCGGTGTCAGATCCACAACATGCCTACTTGTCAATATCAACCCCATTTCTGTCTCAACAGTCTTCGGTGTCACATAACACATTGGAGATGGTGAAAAGAATTTCTCCTCATGCTGTGGAGATCATTGAACCAGCAAAAGAGGGCTACCAGCTTACTCTAAGACTCAACTTTTCTAAGATTCCATGTGGTAAAG ATTCGGTGAAGGTAATAACAGATATTTCCACTATTCAAGCAACAATATTAAGCTCTCAGCTGAAAGAAATGTTGTGGAATGTCAACTCTGGAGCTGCATCCCAGGGAATGTACCAACCGATCAAACTCATGTATCACCCCAGAGAACCTTTCTATGTCATAAAAAAG CCACAAAAAATCACGGCAGTATTTCCAATTCGTTTCAAAGAACATTCAGAAGTGGTTATTGCTACAGCATTCTTTCAG GAACTTATGGATATGGGTAGCTCGGAGAAATGGGCTAAAGCACCTTCCTGCTGCTGGTCACCAATTCCTCCACCAGAACTGAGAGGGGAACCTATCGAAGATTTGAGTACGAATGGAGGCTTTGTCACTTTTG ATATTTTTCCACGTCACATTGAAGGTAAAAGATTAGACAAGACAGTCTGGAGCCTACTTAACTTCAATGCTTATGTGAAATACCATGTAAAG TGCACCAAAGGATTCATACAAAGAAGGATGAGAAAGCGTTTGGAAAGTTTGGTTGAG ATTCTGCAGAAGGCAAACTTATCAGAAGAAGAGCATACAGGAAAGGTTCAAG TGAATAAAAGATTTAGGTATGTGAGAAAATTGATCAGATTTCCAAAATCTAAAAGCCTCAAGCACAGATGCAGTGAATTTACAAGGAAGATCATGAGAATCCGTCTCCGAATAAAAATCCATGGATTTAGATGTTTTCGTAAACGATGGTTGGCATTCCCAAATACCCCTTCAATGGGATATGCCAAACTGGAATAA
- the LOC123210418 gene encoding uncharacterized protein LOC123210418 isoform X1, whose protein sequence is MRVAVVGGGISGLVSAYVLAKAGVQVVLYEKEHCLGGHAKTVTCDAVDLDLGFMVFNRVTYPNMMEFFDSLGVDMEISDMSFSVSLDKGLGCEWGSRNGLSSLFAQKKNLFNPYFWQMIHEIVKFKNDVLSYVEELENNPDLDRNETLGQFMKSRGYSELFQKAYLIPICGSIWSCPSDGVLSFSAFSVLSFCRNHHLLQLFGRPQWLTVRWRSHTYVNKVKEQLESWGCRIRTDCEVCSVVSADEGCSVVCRNGSQELYNGCIIAVHAPDALRMLRSQATFDETRVLGAFQYVYSDIYLHRDKSFMPQNPAAWSAWNFLGSTDRKVCLTYWLNVLQNLGETTLPFLVTLNPELRPEHTLLKWTTGHPVPSVAASKASLELDCIQGKRGIWFCGAYQGYGFHEDGLKAGLSAAHGVLRKPCEILCNPKHMVPSLMETGARIFVARFLGHYISTGTLILLEEGGTIYTFEGTKKSCHLKTILRVHNPQFYWKVMTQADLGLADSYINGDFSFVDKEEGLLNLFMILIANRDLDSSVSKLKQKRGWWSPMLLTAGIASAKYFFRHVSRQNTLTQARRNISRHYDLSNELFALFLDESMAYSCAVFKSEDEDLKVAQMRKISLLIEKARVSKEHRVLEIGCGWGTLAIEIVKRTGCKYAGVTLSEEQLKYAEMKVKEAGLQDHIRFYLCDYRQLPKTSKYDRIISCEMIEAVGHEFMEEFFGCCESVLADNGLLVLQFISIPDERYNEYRLSSDFIKEYIFPGGCLPSLSRITSAMASASRLCVEHGENIGIHYYQTLRCWRKNFMEKQSNILALGFNEKFIRTWEYYFDYCAAGFKSYTLGNYQIVFSRPGNTSAFCNPYEAFPSAC, encoded by the exons GTAACATATCCAAATATGATGGAGTTTTTCGACAGTCTTGGAGTTGATATGGAGATTTCAGATATGTCATTCTCAGTCAGCTTAGATAAAGGCCTAGGCTGCGAATGGGGTAGCAGAAATGGTCTCTCCAGCTTGTTTGCTCAGAAGAAGAACCTATTCAATCCATACTTCTGGCAAATGATTCACGAGATTGTCAAGTTTAAGAATGATGTTCTCAG TTATGTTGAAGAGCTCGAAAACAATCCGGACCTTGATCGCAATGAGACCTTGGGGCAGTTCATGAAGTCGCGGGGCTACTCTGAGTTATTTCAGAAGGCTTATCTT ATTCCCATATGTGGTTCAATATGGTCCTGTCCCTCTGACGGAGTGTTGAGCTTCTCAGCTTTCTCTGTTCTTTCATTTTGCCGTAATCATCATCTACTTCAGCTCTTCGGCCGCCCACAATGGCTTACTGTCAGATGGCGTTCACATACTTATGTCAACAAG GTCAAGGAACAACTTGAGAGCTGGGGTTGTCGAATAAGAACTGATTGTGAGGTGTGTTCTGTTGTGTCAGCTGATGAAG GTTGCAGTGTAGTATGTAGAAATGGTTCTCAAGAATTGTATAATGGCTGCATAATTGCAGTTCATGCTCCGGATGCTCTGAGAATGCTCAGAAGCCAAGCTACATTCGATGAAACCAGAGTACTTGGTGCATTCCAGTATGTCTACAG TGATATTTACCTTCATCGTGACAAAAGTTTTATGCCCCAAAACCCAGCAGCATGGAGTGCTTGGAACTTTCTTGGAAGTACAGACAGAAAAGTCTGCCTAACTTACTGGCTCAATGTGCTTCAG AACCTTGGTGAAACCACTTTACCTTTTCTTGTAACACTCAATCCGGAACTTAGGCCAGAGCATACGTTGCTTAAATGGACGACTGGTCATCCAGTCCCATCTGTTGCTGCATCAAAAGCTTCACTTGAGCTCGATTGTATTCAGGGAAAGAGAGGAATTTGGTTTTGCGGAGCTTATCAGG GTTATGGCTTCCATGAGGATGGACTGAAG GCAGGCTTGAGTGCTGCACATGGAGTGCTGCGAAAACCTTGTGAAATTTTGTGCAACCCGAAACACATGGTACCATCACTGATGGAAACAGGAGCCCGAATTTTTGTTGCTAGATTTCTAGGACATTATATCTCTACTGGCACTTTGAT TTTACTGGAGGAAGGAGGCACAATATATACTTTTGAGGGAACTAAGAAAAGCTGTCATCTGAAAACTATTTTGAGAGTTCATAATCCCCAGTTTTACTGGAAG GTTATGACACAAGCTGATTTAGGCCTTGCAGATTCATATATCAATGGAGATTTTTCATTTGTGGATAAAGAAGAAGGTCTTCTAAATCTATTTATG ATTCTTATTGCCAACAGAGATCTTGATTCTTCTGTCTCCAAATTGAAGCAGAAAAG GGGTTGGTGGTCACCAATGTTATTGACAGCTGGTATAGCATCTGCAAAGTATTTCTTTCGCCATGTTTCTAGACAAAATACTCTTACACAAGCTCGTAGAAATATATCTCGTCACTATGATCTG AGCAATGAACTTTTTGCGCTGTTCTTGGACGAATCAATGGCTTACTCATGTGCTGTATTTAAG AGTGAGGATGAAGACCTGAAAGTGGCGCAAATGAGAAAAATTTCTCTTCTGATTGAGAAA GCAAGAGTTAGTAAAGAGCATCGAGTTCTAGAAATTGGTTGTGGATGGGGAACCTTAGCCATTGAAATTGTTAAACGAACGGGATGCAAATACGCAGGTGTTACTCTTTCTGAGGAGCAACTCAAGTATGCTGAAATGAAAGTTAAGGAAGCTGGCCTTCAG GATCATATCAGATTTTACCTCTGTGACTATCGCCAGTTGCCTAAAACCAGCAAATATGACAGAATTATTTCTTG TGAGATGATTGAAGCTGTAGGCCATGAATTCATGGAGGAATTTTTCGGCTGCTGCGAATCAGTCCTCGCGGACAACGGGCTTCTTGTTCTACAG TTCATATCGATACCGGACGAGCGCTACAACGAGTATAGGCTGAGTTCAGACTTTATAAAGGAATACATTTTTCCTGGTGGATGCCTGCCTTCATTAAGTAGAATAACATCAGCCATGGCTTCTGCATCCAGACTCTg TGTGGAGCATGGGGAAAATATTGGAATCCATTATTACCAAACACTCCGATGTTGGAGAAAAAATTTCATGGAAAAACAAAG CAACATTCTTGCTCTGGGATTCAACGAGAAGTTCATTCGGACATGGgagtattattttgattattgtgCGGCTGGTTTCAAGTCTTACACACTGGGAAATTACCAG ATTGTATTTTCACGTCCTGGGAACACATCAGCATTTTGCAATCCTTATGAAGCATTTCCTTCGGCATGTTGA
- the LOC123210147 gene encoding actin-related protein 2/3 complex subunit 2B isoform X2 has protein sequence MACFQRASPSLKKILLRLYCAEKPIEIDHHLHEFGSVEYHIQSSVSDPQHAYLSISTPFLSQQSSVSHNTLEMVKRISPHAVEIIEPAKEGYQLTLRLNFSKIPCDSVKVITDISTIQATILSSQLKEMLWNVNSGAASQGMYQPIKLMYHPREPFYVIKKPQKITAVFPIRFKEHSEVVIATAFFQELMDMGSSEKWAKAPSCCWSPIPPPELRGEPIEDLSTNGGFVTFDIFPRHIEGKRLDKTVWSLLNFNAYVKYHVKCTKGFIQRRMRKRLESLVEILQKANLSEEEHTGKVQVNKRFRYVRKLIRFPKSKSLKHRCSEFTRKIMRIRLRIKIHGFRCFRKRWLAFPNTPSMGYAKLE, from the exons ATGGCTTGCTTTCAAAGGGCTTCTCCATCTCTCAAGAAGATCCTGCTCCGATTATATTG TGCTGAAAAACCCATAGAGATTGATCATCACTTGCATGAATTTGGGTCTGTAGAATACCACATTCAG TCTTCGGTGTCAGATCCACAACATGCCTACTTGTCAATATCAACCCCATTTCTGTCTCAACAGTCTTCGGTGTCACATAACACATTGGAGATGGTGAAAAGAATTTCTCCTCATGCTGTGGAGATCATTGAACCAGCAAAAGAGGGCTACCAGCTTACTCTAAGACTCAACTTTTCTAAGATTCCATGTG ATTCGGTGAAGGTAATAACAGATATTTCCACTATTCAAGCAACAATATTAAGCTCTCAGCTGAAAGAAATGTTGTGGAATGTCAACTCTGGAGCTGCATCCCAGGGAATGTACCAACCGATCAAACTCATGTATCACCCCAGAGAACCTTTCTATGTCATAAAAAAG CCACAAAAAATCACGGCAGTATTTCCAATTCGTTTCAAAGAACATTCAGAAGTGGTTATTGCTACAGCATTCTTTCAG GAACTTATGGATATGGGTAGCTCGGAGAAATGGGCTAAAGCACCTTCCTGCTGCTGGTCACCAATTCCTCCACCAGAACTGAGAGGGGAACCTATCGAAGATTTGAGTACGAATGGAGGCTTTGTCACTTTTG ATATTTTTCCACGTCACATTGAAGGTAAAAGATTAGACAAGACAGTCTGGAGCCTACTTAACTTCAATGCTTATGTGAAATACCATGTAAAG TGCACCAAAGGATTCATACAAAGAAGGATGAGAAAGCGTTTGGAAAGTTTGGTTGAG ATTCTGCAGAAGGCAAACTTATCAGAAGAAGAGCATACAGGAAAGGTTCAAG TGAATAAAAGATTTAGGTATGTGAGAAAATTGATCAGATTTCCAAAATCTAAAAGCCTCAAGCACAGATGCAGTGAATTTACAAGGAAGATCATGAGAATCCGTCTCCGAATAAAAATCCATGGATTTAGATGTTTTCGTAAACGATGGTTGGCATTCCCAAATACCCCTTCAATGGGATATGCCAAACTGGAATAA
- the LOC123210418 gene encoding tuberculostearic acid methyltransferase UfaA1-like isoform X2, translating to MKPEYLVHSSMSTAWSAWNFLGSTDRKVCLTYWLNVLQNLGETTLPFLVTLNPELRPEHTLLKWTTGHPVPSVAASKASLELDCIQGKRGIWFCGAYQGYGFHEDGLKAGLSAAHGVLRKPCEILCNPKHMVPSLMETGARIFVARFLGHYISTGTLILLEEGGTIYTFEGTKKSCHLKTILRVHNPQFYWKVMTQADLGLADSYINGDFSFVDKEEGLLNLFMILIANRDLDSSVSKLKQKRGWWSPMLLTAGIASAKYFFRHVSRQNTLTQARRNISRHYDLSNELFALFLDESMAYSCAVFKSEDEDLKVAQMRKISLLIEKARVSKEHRVLEIGCGWGTLAIEIVKRTGCKYAGVTLSEEQLKYAEMKVKEAGLQDHIRFYLCDYRQLPKTSKYDRIISCEMIEAVGHEFMEEFFGCCESVLADNGLLVLQFISIPDERYNEYRLSSDFIKEYIFPGGCLPSLSRITSAMASASRLCVEHGENIGIHYYQTLRCWRKNFMEKQSNILALGFNEKFIRTWEYYFDYCAAGFKSYTLGNYQIVFSRPGNTSAFCNPYEAFPSAC from the exons ATGAAACCAGAGTACTTGGTGCATTCCAGTATGTCTACAG CATGGAGTGCTTGGAACTTTCTTGGAAGTACAGACAGAAAAGTCTGCCTAACTTACTGGCTCAATGTGCTTCAG AACCTTGGTGAAACCACTTTACCTTTTCTTGTAACACTCAATCCGGAACTTAGGCCAGAGCATACGTTGCTTAAATGGACGACTGGTCATCCAGTCCCATCTGTTGCTGCATCAAAAGCTTCACTTGAGCTCGATTGTATTCAGGGAAAGAGAGGAATTTGGTTTTGCGGAGCTTATCAGG GTTATGGCTTCCATGAGGATGGACTGAAG GCAGGCTTGAGTGCTGCACATGGAGTGCTGCGAAAACCTTGTGAAATTTTGTGCAACCCGAAACACATGGTACCATCACTGATGGAAACAGGAGCCCGAATTTTTGTTGCTAGATTTCTAGGACATTATATCTCTACTGGCACTTTGAT TTTACTGGAGGAAGGAGGCACAATATATACTTTTGAGGGAACTAAGAAAAGCTGTCATCTGAAAACTATTTTGAGAGTTCATAATCCCCAGTTTTACTGGAAG GTTATGACACAAGCTGATTTAGGCCTTGCAGATTCATATATCAATGGAGATTTTTCATTTGTGGATAAAGAAGAAGGTCTTCTAAATCTATTTATG ATTCTTATTGCCAACAGAGATCTTGATTCTTCTGTCTCCAAATTGAAGCAGAAAAG GGGTTGGTGGTCACCAATGTTATTGACAGCTGGTATAGCATCTGCAAAGTATTTCTTTCGCCATGTTTCTAGACAAAATACTCTTACACAAGCTCGTAGAAATATATCTCGTCACTATGATCTG AGCAATGAACTTTTTGCGCTGTTCTTGGACGAATCAATGGCTTACTCATGTGCTGTATTTAAG AGTGAGGATGAAGACCTGAAAGTGGCGCAAATGAGAAAAATTTCTCTTCTGATTGAGAAA GCAAGAGTTAGTAAAGAGCATCGAGTTCTAGAAATTGGTTGTGGATGGGGAACCTTAGCCATTGAAATTGTTAAACGAACGGGATGCAAATACGCAGGTGTTACTCTTTCTGAGGAGCAACTCAAGTATGCTGAAATGAAAGTTAAGGAAGCTGGCCTTCAG GATCATATCAGATTTTACCTCTGTGACTATCGCCAGTTGCCTAAAACCAGCAAATATGACAGAATTATTTCTTG TGAGATGATTGAAGCTGTAGGCCATGAATTCATGGAGGAATTTTTCGGCTGCTGCGAATCAGTCCTCGCGGACAACGGGCTTCTTGTTCTACAG TTCATATCGATACCGGACGAGCGCTACAACGAGTATAGGCTGAGTTCAGACTTTATAAAGGAATACATTTTTCCTGGTGGATGCCTGCCTTCATTAAGTAGAATAACATCAGCCATGGCTTCTGCATCCAGACTCTg TGTGGAGCATGGGGAAAATATTGGAATCCATTATTACCAAACACTCCGATGTTGGAGAAAAAATTTCATGGAAAAACAAAG CAACATTCTTGCTCTGGGATTCAACGAGAAGTTCATTCGGACATGGgagtattattttgattattgtgCGGCTGGTTTCAAGTCTTACACACTGGGAAATTACCAG ATTGTATTTTCACGTCCTGGGAACACATCAGCATTTTGCAATCCTTATGAAGCATTTCCTTCGGCATGTTGA
- the LOC123210148 gene encoding eukaryotic translation initiation factor-like — protein sequence MATSEAATATAAAGTDNQPHKLERKWTFWFDNQSKPKQGAAWGTSLRKVYTFDTVEEFWCLYDQIFKPSRLPINADFHLFKAGIEPKWEDPECANGGKWSVTSNRKANLDNMWLETMMALIGEQFDEADEICGVVASVRHQRQDKLALWTKTAANEAAQMGIGKKWKEIIDVTDRITYSFHDDSRRERSVKSRYNV from the exons ATGGCCACAAGTGAGGCGGCGACTGCGACAGCGGCGGCGGGGACTGACAATCAGCCGCacaaattagaaagaaaatggACGTTTTGGTTCGACAACCAATCCAAGCCCAAACAAGGCGCCGCCTGGGGCACCTCGCTTCGCAAGGTTTACACTTTCGACACCGTCGAAGAATTCTGGTG TTTGTACGATCAGATATTCAAGCCCAGCAGATTGCCTATTAATGCTGATTTCCATTTGTTCAAAGCTGGAATTGAACCGAAATGGGAAGATCCCGAGTGTGCTAACGGAGGAAAGTGGTCTGTCACCAGCAACAGAAAGGCTAACCTTGATAATATGTGGCTGGAAACT ATGATGGCTTTGATTGGAGAGCAATTTGATGAGGCAGATGAGATTTGTGGTGTTGTTGCAAGTGTACGCCACCAGAGGCAGGACAAACTTGCATTGTGGACCAAGACGGCTGCAAATGAGGCTGCCCAG ATGGGCATTGGAAAGAAGTGGAAGGAGATCATCGATGTCACTGATAGGATCACTTACAGCTTCCAT GATGATTCTAGAAGGGAAAGATCAGTGAAAAGTCGATACAACGTATGA